From the genome of Nitrosopumilus sp., one region includes:
- a CDS encoding helicase — translation MSLLENFPDQFTPREVQKEIISQIEEKIRSGFKKIILCAPTGVGKSLVGATVSNYFDSSFTVTASKHLQDQYIKDIPFLKPVKGKQNFPCLKLMSAEKVDNSRRAMRWGLSCDKGQCQERISKNGKEVVEVCKFKPTIKQVEENTADSQSCHYYMQKYEALVSKHSLWNYHAFFTIMKFNKKLFEEYLDRKVTIFDEAHKIEDQIIQFVGFDIFSGQVDECNLNSEKYDFTDLDSMIKLNDDMAYSYAKKIKDIKESAAFQNNPDYELITGLERRYDRSKQANIDITSDKDNFVVNDPLKDLNGNFRTISVKPIDVSKFANSFFETEHQIFMSATIDKSSFCENMGLQKDDVAFVDTMKSPFPMKNRTIDLLNIRRLSYGSTEEDEIEVIKTIDRIMDEHSDERGLILTSSIPRCKKIIRHLSPKNTQRIRICHSRNEDGKTQDEVISEHVTDPTGVLLSASLWEGVDLKDDMSRFQIIAKVPYPNYTEKRTKAKMSKFPKWYTSQTLTKLLQGFGRSIRSENDWAKTYVLDTAANNVFFKAQQMIPKAYYDVLGMED, via the coding sequence CTGTCCCTTTTAGAAAATTTTCCTGATCAATTCACTCCAAGAGAAGTACAAAAGGAGATCATATCACAGATAGAGGAAAAAATAAGATCAGGATTTAAGAAAATCATCTTATGTGCACCCACAGGAGTTGGAAAATCCCTAGTAGGAGCAACAGTTTCCAATTATTTTGACAGTTCATTTACAGTCACCGCATCCAAACACCTTCAAGATCAGTACATCAAGGACATACCGTTTCTAAAGCCAGTAAAGGGAAAACAGAATTTTCCATGCCTCAAACTAATGTCTGCAGAAAAGGTAGATAATTCAAGAAGAGCAATGAGATGGGGCCTGTCATGTGACAAGGGGCAATGCCAAGAAAGAATATCCAAAAACGGAAAAGAAGTGGTTGAAGTTTGTAAGTTCAAGCCCACCATCAAGCAAGTTGAAGAAAATACTGCAGACTCGCAGTCATGCCACTACTACATGCAAAAATACGAGGCCCTTGTTTCAAAGCACTCCCTGTGGAACTATCACGCGTTTTTTACAATAATGAAATTCAACAAAAAACTATTTGAAGAATATCTGGACAGAAAGGTCACCATATTTGACGAGGCCCACAAGATTGAAGATCAGATTATCCAATTTGTAGGATTTGACATTTTTAGCGGTCAGGTTGACGAGTGCAATCTTAATTCAGAAAAATATGATTTCACGGATTTGGATTCCATGATAAAGCTAAATGATGACATGGCATATTCATATGCAAAAAAGATCAAAGACATCAAAGAGAGTGCAGCATTTCAAAACAATCCAGATTATGAATTAATTACAGGGTTGGAGAGACGTTACGACAGGTCCAAACAGGCAAACATAGACATCACTTCAGACAAGGACAACTTTGTCGTAAATGATCCACTCAAGGATTTGAATGGCAATTTTAGGACCATCTCAGTCAAGCCCATAGATGTTTCAAAGTTTGCAAATTCCTTTTTTGAGACAGAGCATCAGATTTTCATGTCTGCAACAATTGACAAGTCAAGCTTTTGTGAGAACATGGGATTGCAAAAAGACGACGTTGCGTTTGTTGATACGATGAAATCCCCATTTCCCATGAAAAATAGGACCATTGATCTTCTGAACATCCGACGACTCAGCTATGGATCCACAGAAGAGGATGAAATAGAGGTGATCAAGACGATAGATAGAATCATGGATGAGCATTCAGATGAAAGGGGACTGATTTTGACATCATCCATACCAAGATGCAAAAAAATCATACGTCATCTCTCTCCAAAAAACACTCAAAGAATTAGAATTTGTCACAGTAGAAACGAGGATGGAAAAACCCAGGATGAAGTTATTTCTGAACATGTCACGGATCCTACAGGCGTTTTACTATCCGCATCTCTTTGGGAAGGCGTCGACTTGAAAGACGACATGTCAAGATTCCAAATAATTGCAAAGGTCCCATATCCAAACTATACAGAAAAAAGAACAAAGGCAAAAATGAGCAAGTTTCCCAAATGGTACACATCTCAAACCCTGACCAAGCTGCTGCAGGGATTTGGCCGCTCCATTAGAAGTGAAAACGACTGGGCAAAGACATATGTCTTGGATACGGCTGCAAACAATGTATTTTTCAAGGCACAGCAAATGATTCCAAAGGCGTACTACGATGTTTTAGGCATGGAAGATTAG
- a CDS encoding GNAT family N-acetyltransferase — MKLIVREATRKDIPSILNLLYELERPKPSDASGVKLFNNKISEYFSDSQKTIIVSEQEKEVTGFVSVIYLKRLNQVKLEMHIPELIVTKSSRKSGTGKKLMQYCINLAKQKNCHRIRLESGNLRKDAHEFYKNIGFEQSALSFTKHIV, encoded by the coding sequence ATGAAACTCATAGTTCGTGAGGCCACACGTAAAGATATCCCGTCAATTCTTAATTTACTCTATGAGCTTGAAAGACCCAAGCCGTCAGATGCGTCAGGTGTAAAATTGTTCAACAATAAGATCAGCGAATATTTCTCGGATTCGCAAAAAACAATCATTGTTTCTGAACAAGAAAAAGAAGTTACAGGATTTGTAAGCGTCATATATCTAAAAAGATTAAATCAGGTCAAATTAGAAATGCACATCCCAGAATTAATCGTGACAAAAAGTAGCAGGAAGTCAGGGACAGGTAAAAAATTAATGCAGTATTGCATCAACCTTGCCAAACAGAAGAATTGTCACAGGATAAGATTGGAATCAGGTAATCTAAGAAAGGATGCCCATGAGTTTTACAAAAATATAGGGTTTGAACAATCCGCGTTGTCATTTACAAAACATATTGTCTAG
- the ilvD gene encoding dihydroxy-acid dehydratase: MEISSRNVVEGTARSPHRAMYKAMGLNDDDLSKQFIGVCHTGNEATPCNIHLPALALKAKEGVSDAGATPREFSTIAVSDGIAMGHEGMKSSLVSREVIADSIELMVRAHQYDALVGIAGCDKSLPGTMMAMARLNIPSVFVYGGTIMPGMLDGKELTVVDVYEAVGAYDAGQLSLEALKNIENTACPNTGSCGGMFTANTMASISEAIGLALPGSASPPAEDERRGKMVYDTGVACARLLEMNIRPKEILTFEAFENAIIMLNSVGGSTNGILHLLALANEVNVKLTYDDFERIRKKTPHLADMKPGGNYVMNSLDKIGGIPFVLKKLLDKGLLNENCITVTGKTIKENLNSIKMPDVEQHIVRSAEDPIHTVGTAVVLKGTLAPEGAVIKTAGVEMTKFTGTARVYDREEYAFDAVSKGGVDEGDVVVIRYEGPKGGPGMREMLATTAALVGQGLGKKVAMVTDGRFSGGTRGFMVGHVAPEAYVGGPIALVKDGDKITIDTETNVLDLHVSEEELANRRKQWSKPKPNYATGALAKFATLVGSAAQGAITNANP, from the coding sequence ATGGAAATTTCTAGTAGAAATGTGGTAGAAGGAACAGCACGATCACCCCATAGAGCAATGTACAAGGCAATGGGACTCAATGACGATGATTTATCTAAACAGTTTATCGGCGTATGCCATACGGGAAATGAGGCCACGCCATGCAACATACATCTTCCAGCCCTGGCTCTCAAAGCTAAAGAAGGCGTGTCTGATGCTGGTGCAACCCCTAGGGAATTCTCAACTATTGCAGTGAGTGACGGAATTGCAATGGGTCATGAGGGGATGAAGTCATCTTTGGTTTCTAGAGAAGTCATTGCAGATTCAATTGAATTGATGGTTCGAGCACATCAGTATGACGCACTTGTGGGAATAGCTGGCTGTGACAAAAGCTTACCTGGAACAATGATGGCAATGGCCAGGCTGAATATTCCCTCTGTATTTGTTTATGGTGGAACAATAATGCCTGGGATGCTTGATGGCAAGGAATTGACAGTTGTTGATGTCTATGAGGCAGTAGGTGCATATGATGCGGGACAGCTGTCCCTTGAGGCGTTAAAGAACATTGAAAATACCGCATGTCCAAATACCGGCTCTTGTGGTGGAATGTTTACTGCAAATACGATGGCATCGATTTCTGAAGCAATAGGTCTTGCATTGCCCGGAAGTGCTAGTCCGCCAGCAGAGGATGAGCGACGAGGGAAAATGGTGTATGATACTGGGGTGGCATGTGCCAGACTATTGGAGATGAACATTAGGCCCAAAGAAATTTTGACTTTTGAAGCTTTTGAAAATGCAATAATAATGTTAAATTCTGTGGGAGGGTCAACTAATGGAATCTTACACTTGCTTGCATTGGCAAATGAGGTGAATGTCAAACTCACATATGATGACTTTGAGAGAATAAGAAAAAAGACGCCTCATCTGGCTGACATGAAGCCTGGCGGCAACTATGTGATGAATTCACTCGACAAGATTGGCGGAATTCCGTTTGTCTTGAAAAAGTTGCTTGACAAAGGACTGCTTAATGAAAACTGTATTACAGTTACGGGAAAAACAATCAAAGAAAATCTTAATTCCATAAAAATGCCTGATGTTGAACAACACATTGTAAGGTCTGCTGAAGATCCGATTCACACTGTCGGTACTGCAGTGGTCCTCAAAGGAACACTGGCACCTGAAGGGGCCGTGATTAAAACAGCCGGTGTTGAAATGACAAAGTTTACCGGAACTGCTCGTGTCTATGACCGGGAAGAATATGCATTTGATGCCGTATCAAAAGGAGGCGTAGATGAGGGTGATGTCGTGGTGATTCGATATGAGGGGCCAAAAGGCGGTCCTGGAATGAGGGAAATGTTGGCCACTACTGCCGCACTTGTAGGGCAGGGATTGGGAAAAAAGGTTGCAATGGTTACTGATGGTAGATTTTCTGGAGGAACTCGCGGATTCATGGTGGGTCATGTGGCACCTGAAGCGTATGTGGGTGGTCCAATCGCTCTGGTAAAAGATGGAGATAAGATAACCATTGACACTGAAACTAATGTACTTGATCTTCATGTATCTGAAGAAGAATTAGCAAACAGAAGAAAACAATGGAGCAAACCCAAACCAAACTATGCTACGGGCGCATTGGCAAAGTTTGCCACACTTGTTGGCTCTGCAGCACAAGGTGCAATAACAAATGCAAATCCGTAG